The DNA region GATATGCTCCGGATCTCGCAGGGTCAGGGAGAAGTGACTGAAGATCACGGAAAACAGCCCGTCCACCTTACGCCGGATGTCCATCATGGTTCCTTCACTATTGGGCATGTACACCAGATTCACAAGCATCGCGGAGCCCAGCCCGATCACAAGCAGCACTACCTGAGTGAGCATAATGTCCAGCGCGATCTCTTCTCCCTGGAACACCCGGAACACGACAACCGAGCTGGTGACGATGCCTTCCTTGAAATTGGCTCTCGATATGAGTGGAAACGCAAGCAGAATATATAGGGCCAGTACCCAATAATGGAACCCGAGCAAATAGAATAAAATGCAAGCCAGCGCCAGCCCCAGCAGTGACGCGAAGAACCGCGACGAGATGGAGATGACGCTGCGCTTGCGGGTGACGTCGACGCCCAGGATCGCAAGAAGACCGGCGGACGTAGCCCCCGGTATATTAAAAGCATCAGTTATTAGGATGGCAAGCAGACTTGCTACAGCGGTTTTAATGACACGGAATCCCATGAAAATCAGAAGCCTCCAAGCGTGGATAATCAAGTTCGATCTTGTTCCATCCTAGCCTATTTTCATGTCATTCACAACCGCCCTCAGCCTCTGCCGCGAAAAGCGAGTCTCCGCAAGCGGATGCTACCTGTGGGTCAGCAGCTTTCTTTCAATATAGACAACGATCTGGTACATCGCCGTCGCCACGACGGCAATGATGAGAAGACTCGACAGCACCAGCGTGAAGTTGAACACCTGAAATCCGTACATTATCAAATATCCAAGCCCGGATTTCGCAACCAGGAATTCGCCGACGATCACGCCGACCCAGGCCATGCCCACATTAACCTTCAAGGTCGATACGATGGCTGGATAGGAGGCCGGCAGAATGACGCGCTGGAATACTTGGCGCTTCGTGCCGCCGAAGGTGCGGACAACCTTGATCAGATTGGAGTCCACCTCATTGAAGCTGTTGTATACGACGAGGGTCGTCACAATCACCGTGATCGACAGCGTCGTCACGACAATCGCCGTAAAGCCGGCGCCAAACATGACGATGAAGATCGGCCCCAGCGCCACCTTCGGCATACTGTTGAATACCACCATATAGGGATCGAGCACCTTGTTCAAGAACGGCGACCACCAGATGATGACCGCAAGCAGGGTGCCGACCAGGGTGCCGAGCAGAAATCCGACGACGGTCTCTCCGACGGTAATCCCCAGATGGCCCCACAGCTCCCCGCTCACGATGTTATCCCAAATATTCGAAAATATTTTGGTAGGATAACTGAACAGAAGCACGTCGATCCACTTTAATCTGCCCGCCGCCTCCCACCATGCGAAGAACAGGAGCAGCAGGCTGAGCTGGACGGCGAGCACCCGGCTCTGGGTGCTGCGTTTTTTCCTTCGATGCTTATCATAAATATCCTGGAGCCAGCGATTTGAAGAAGAAGCCGGCTCTTTCCGCTCGCTTTTCGTCGTCAATGGCTTCACTCCTTCCCGATTCGCTGCATTTCGCCCCATATTTCATGAAACAGTTCATTAAAGCCGGGCTCCTTGCGGGCATAAAACGGCTGTACGGCCCGAATATTCCCTGGCACATCGAACATGCGGTGAATGCGTCCCGGATTGCGGTTCAGCAGGACGACGCGGTCGCTCATGGCGATCGCTTCGGACAAGTCATGGG from Paenibacillus ihbetae includes:
- a CDS encoding aromatic acid exporter family protein, encoding MGFRVIKTAVASLLAILITDAFNIPGATSAGLLAILGVDVTRKRSVISISSRFFASLLGLALACILFYLLGFHYWVLALYILLAFPLISRANFKEGIVTSSVVVFRVFQGEEIALDIMLTQVVLLVIGLGSAMLVNLVYMPNSEGTMMDIRRKVDGLFSVIFSHFSLTLRDPEHIWDGKELIKASRQIDQGIEEAKRASENQMIHPDGSWNIYFYMRKEQMENIQSMMHQISQVYERLPHGILAAEVFEQLSKDVISEGYTGKSEALLNELEDRFKRMELPATREEFEVRSAILQLCRELAYYLNISKKYKAPTAKKTRKPAGSAG
- a CDS encoding ABC transporter permease, whose product is MGRNAANREGVKPLTTKSERKEPASSSNRWLQDIYDKHRRKKRSTQSRVLAVQLSLLLLFFAWWEAAGRLKWIDVLLFSYPTKIFSNIWDNIVSGELWGHLGITVGETVVGFLLGTLVGTLLAVIIWWSPFLNKVLDPYMVVFNSMPKVALGPIFIVMFGAGFTAIVVTTLSITVIVTTLVVYNSFNEVDSNLIKVVRTFGGTKRQVFQRVILPASYPAIVSTLKVNVGMAWVGVIVGEFLVAKSGLGYLIMYGFQVFNFTLVLSSLLIIAVVATAMYQIVVYIERKLLTHR